The following are encoded together in the Alphaproteobacteria bacterium genome:
- a CDS encoding alpha/beta hydrolase, with protein MESDDLFLDLPDRRIRGRWIARAARDDGYARPTLVFLHEGLGCIEMWRDFPAKLCAATGFAGFAYDRTAYGQSSPWPKPPGIAYMHIEAEAVLPRVLEAAGIGEHILIGHSDGGSVALISAGHDPESLRAVVTLAAHVVCEAEGVASIRKARAAYDGGDLRARLAKYHRDVDGAFNLWADAWLDPAFMDWSIEDRLPGVQVPVQAIQGEDDEYGSELQLGLIAGKVSGYSETRLIPACGHSPHLQQPQRTLAEIARFIGPFATIAEG; from the coding sequence ATGGAGTCCGACGACCTGTTCCTCGACCTGCCCGACCGCCGCATCCGTGGCCGCTGGATCGCGCGCGCCGCGCGCGACGACGGCTATGCGCGCCCGACGCTGGTGTTCCTGCACGAGGGGCTGGGCTGCATCGAGATGTGGCGCGACTTCCCGGCGAAGCTGTGCGCCGCGACCGGCTTCGCCGGCTTCGCCTACGACCGCACCGCCTACGGCCAATCCTCGCCGTGGCCGAAGCCGCCGGGCATCGCCTACATGCATATCGAAGCCGAGGCGGTGCTGCCGCGCGTGCTCGAGGCCGCAGGCATCGGCGAGCACATCCTGATCGGTCACAGCGACGGCGGCAGCGTCGCGCTGATCAGCGCCGGTCACGACCCTGAATCACTCCGGGCCGTGGTCACCCTGGCGGCGCATGTCGTCTGCGAGGCCGAAGGCGTCGCCTCGATCCGCAAGGCGCGCGCCGCCTATGACGGCGGCGACCTGCGTGCGCGGCTGGCGAAGTACCATCGCGACGTCGACGGCGCCTTCAACCTGTGGGCCGACGCCTGGCTCGATCCCGCCTTCATGGACTGGTCGATCGAGGACCGGCTGCCCGGCGTGCAGGTGCCGGTGCAGGCGATCCAGGGCGAGGACGACGAGTACGGCAGCGAGCTGCAGCTCGGCCTGATCGCCGGCAAGGTCTCCGGCTACAGCGAGACGCGGCTGATTCCGGCCTGCGGGCATTCCCCGCACCTGCAGCAGCCGCAGCGCACCCTGGCGGAGATCGCCCGCTTCATCGGCCCGTTCGCGACGATAGCCGAGGGCTGA
- the acnA gene encoding aconitate hydratase AcnA translates to MAAHPNSFKARKTLKVGTKSYTYFSLAAAEKKVGDLSRLPYSLKVLMENLLRHEDGTSVRAADIAAFAGWLKAGKSSHEINFRPARVLMQDFTGVPAVVDLAAMRDGMAKLGGDPRKINPLVPVDLVIDHSVIVDNFGNTKAFGENVKLEYERNGERYRFLRWGQQSFDNFRVVPPGTGICHQVNLEYLAQVVWTRKEGKETVAYPDTLFGTDSHTTMVNGLGVLGWGVGGIEAEAAMLGQPQPMVIPDVVGFKLTGKLPEGATATDLVLTVTQMLRKKGVVNKFVEFYGPGLDEMPLANRATIANMAPEYGATCGFFPIDDETLNYLRITNRGQTAKLVEAYAKKQGLWRSRKSPDPVFTDTLELDLGNVEPSLAGPKRPQDRVPLAAAASEFKANMEKEFGRRDDGKRVPCAGAEHDLGHGDVVIAAITSCTNTSNPYVMLGAGLVARNAVKYGLKVKPWVKTSLAPGSQVVTEYLEAAGVQKDLNKIGFNLVGYGCTTCIGNSGPLPEPVSKAISDADLVVCSVLSGNRNFEGRVNPQTRANYLASPMLVVVYALAGSMKIDITRDPIGHDKKGRPVYLKDIWPTNMEVAKVVDKCVTAKAFKKRYADVFAGDKYWRSIKTKPSLTYGWDKDSTYVQNPPYFEGMGRTPGKLGDIKGARPIGLFADSITTDHISPAGSIKKDSPAGQYLLDHGVAPADFNQYGTRRGNHEVMMRGTFANIRLKNEMVPGIEGGFSKHHQSDEALPIFDVAMRYKAENTPQILVAGKEYGTGSSRDWAAKGVNLLGVKAVISETFERIHRSNLVGMGVLPLQFKEGMTRKSLKLDGSETFDVAGIEGGLRPRMDIPVTIHRRDGSSEQIIVTCRIDTLEEIEYFKNGGVLHYVLRNLAGEQKAA, encoded by the coding sequence ATGGCCGCCCATCCCAACAGCTTCAAGGCCCGCAAGACCCTCAAGGTCGGCACCAAAAGCTACACATATTTCAGCCTGGCGGCGGCCGAGAAGAAGGTGGGCGACCTGAGCCGCCTGCCCTACTCCTTGAAGGTCCTGATGGAAAACCTGCTGCGGCACGAGGACGGTACCTCGGTGCGCGCCGCCGACATCGCGGCCTTCGCCGGCTGGCTCAAGGCCGGCAAGTCCAGCCACGAGATCAACTTCCGCCCGGCGCGCGTGCTGATGCAGGACTTCACCGGCGTGCCCGCCGTCGTCGACCTCGCGGCGATGCGCGACGGCATGGCCAAGCTCGGCGGCGATCCCAGGAAGATCAATCCGCTGGTGCCGGTCGATCTCGTCATCGACCACTCGGTGATCGTCGACAATTTCGGCAACACCAAAGCCTTCGGCGAGAACGTCAAGCTCGAGTACGAGCGCAACGGCGAGCGCTATCGCTTCCTGCGCTGGGGCCAGCAGTCGTTCGACAATTTCCGCGTCGTGCCGCCGGGCACCGGCATCTGCCACCAGGTGAACCTCGAGTACCTGGCGCAGGTCGTGTGGACCCGCAAGGAAGGCAAGGAGACCGTCGCCTATCCCGACACGCTGTTCGGCACCGACAGCCACACCACCATGGTCAATGGCCTGGGCGTGCTGGGCTGGGGCGTGGGCGGCATCGAGGCCGAGGCGGCCATGCTCGGCCAGCCGCAGCCGATGGTGATTCCCGATGTCGTCGGCTTCAAGCTCACCGGCAAGCTGCCCGAGGGTGCCACCGCCACCGACCTCGTGCTGACCGTGACGCAGATGCTGCGCAAGAAGGGCGTGGTCAACAAATTCGTCGAGTTCTACGGCCCCGGCCTCGACGAGATGCCGCTGGCCAACCGTGCCACCATCGCCAACATGGCGCCGGAGTACGGCGCCACCTGCGGCTTCTTCCCGATCGATGACGAGACGCTGAACTACCTGCGCATCACCAATCGCGGCCAGACGGCCAAGCTGGTCGAGGCCTACGCCAAGAAGCAGGGCCTGTGGCGCTCGAGGAAATCGCCCGATCCGGTGTTCACCGACACGCTCGAGCTTGATCTCGGCAATGTCGAGCCCAGCCTCGCCGGCCCGAAGCGGCCGCAGGACCGGGTGCCGCTGGCCGCGGCGGCGTCCGAGTTCAAGGCCAACATGGAGAAGGAGTTCGGCCGCCGGGACGACGGCAAGCGCGTGCCCTGCGCCGGCGCCGAGCACGACCTCGGCCATGGCGACGTGGTGATCGCCGCGATCACCTCGTGCACCAACACCTCGAACCCCTACGTGATGCTGGGCGCCGGGCTGGTGGCGCGCAACGCGGTGAAGTACGGGCTGAAGGTCAAGCCGTGGGTCAAGACCTCGCTGGCGCCCGGCTCGCAGGTCGTCACCGAGTACCTCGAAGCCGCAGGCGTGCAGAAGGACCTCAACAAGATCGGCTTCAACCTGGTGGGCTATGGCTGCACCACCTGCATCGGCAATTCCGGCCCGCTGCCCGAGCCGGTGTCGAAGGCGATCAGCGACGCCGACCTCGTGGTCTGCTCGGTGCTGTCGGGCAACCGCAACTTCGAGGGCCGCGTCAACCCGCAGACGCGGGCCAACTACCTCGCCTCGCCGATGCTGGTGGTGGTCTATGCGCTGGCCGGCTCGATGAAGATTGACATCACCCGCGATCCGATCGGCCACGACAAGAAGGGCCGGCCGGTCTACCTCAAGGACATCTGGCCCACCAACATGGAAGTCGCCAAAGTGGTCGACAAGTGCGTGACGGCCAAGGCGTTCAAGAAGCGCTACGCCGACGTGTTTGCCGGCGACAAGTACTGGCGCTCGATCAAGACCAAGCCGAGCCTGACCTATGGCTGGGACAAGGATTCGACCTACGTGCAGAATCCGCCCTATTTCGAGGGCATGGGCCGCACGCCGGGCAAGCTCGGCGACATCAAGGGCGCGCGGCCGATCGGCCTGTTCGCCGACTCGATCACCACCGACCACATCTCGCCGGCCGGCTCGATCAAGAAGGACAGCCCGGCCGGCCAGTACCTGCTCGACCACGGCGTGGCGCCGGCCGACTTCAACCAGTACGGCACGCGCCGCGGCAATCACGAGGTGATGATGCGCGGCACCTTCGCCAACATCCGGCTGAAGAACGAGATGGTGCCGGGCATCGAAGGCGGCTTCAGCAAGCATCACCAGTCGGACGAGGCGCTGCCGATCTTCGATGTCGCCATGCGCTACAAGGCCGAGAACACCCCGCAGATCCTCGTGGCCGGCAAGGAGTACGGCACCGGTTCGTCGCGCGACTGGGCGGCCAAGGGCGTCAACCTGCTGGGCGTCAAGGCGGTGATCTCCGAGACCTTCGAGCGCATCCACCGCTCGAACCTCGTCGGCATGGGCGTGCTGCCGCTGCAGTTCAAGGAAGGCATGACGCGCAAGTCGCTGAAGCTCGACGGCAGCGAGACCTTCGACGTCGCCGGCATCGAGGGCGGGCTCAGGCCGCGCATGGACATCCCGGTCACCATCCACCGCCGCGACGGCTCGAGCGAGCAGATCATCGTCACCTGCCGCATCGATACCCTGGAGGAGATCGAGTACTTCAAGAACGGCGGCGTGCTGCACTACGTGCTGCGCAACCTCGCCGGCGAGCAGAAGGCGGCGTAG
- a CDS encoding NADP-dependent oxidoreductase translates to MNRQWILKERPSGMVGPQHFEMRTVPMPTPGAGEVLVRTTLLSLDPANRAWMAPTPTYKAPVLPGEMMHGFAMGEVLESKAEGFAKGDLVDGMIGWQDHAVMKAADLTRRDRRHKPEHLMGVLGVTGLTAYHGLLDVGQPRAGETVLVSAAAGAVGSIVGQIARIKGCRVVGTAGGPEKCAWLTRELGFDAAVDYKAGNVRRALREACPDGVDVYFDNTGGEVLNVALFLMNLKGRVVCCGNLSQYNAEKPEPGPAAVPGLLVVKRLRMEGFIVMDFADQHDKAVAELAGWLAAGRIKAAEDIVEGFENAPKALAELFQGRNRGKLLVRV, encoded by the coding sequence ATGAACCGGCAATGGATCCTCAAGGAGCGCCCCTCGGGCATGGTCGGTCCGCAGCATTTCGAGATGCGCACGGTGCCGATGCCGACGCCGGGCGCTGGCGAGGTGCTGGTGCGCACGACTTTGCTGTCGCTCGACCCGGCCAACCGCGCCTGGATGGCGCCGACGCCGACCTACAAGGCGCCGGTGCTGCCGGGCGAGATGATGCACGGCTTCGCCATGGGCGAGGTGCTGGAGTCGAAGGCCGAGGGCTTCGCCAAGGGCGACCTGGTCGACGGCATGATCGGCTGGCAGGACCACGCGGTGATGAAGGCGGCGGACCTGACCAGGCGCGATCGCCGGCACAAGCCCGAGCACCTGATGGGCGTGCTCGGTGTCACCGGGCTCACCGCCTATCACGGCCTGCTCGATGTCGGGCAGCCCAGGGCCGGCGAGACCGTGCTGGTCTCGGCGGCGGCCGGCGCGGTGGGCTCGATCGTCGGCCAGATCGCCAGGATCAAAGGCTGCCGCGTCGTCGGCACCGCCGGCGGGCCGGAGAAATGCGCCTGGCTGACGCGCGAGCTCGGCTTCGACGCGGCGGTCGACTACAAGGCCGGCAATGTCCGGCGCGCGTTGCGCGAGGCCTGCCCCGACGGCGTCGACGTCTATTTCGACAATACCGGCGGCGAGGTGCTGAACGTCGCGCTGTTCCTGATGAACCTGAAGGGCCGCGTGGTGTGCTGCGGCAACCTCTCGCAATACAACGCCGAGAAGCCCGAGCCGGGTCCGGCGGCGGTGCCGGGCCTGCTGGTGGTCAAGCGCCTGCGCATGGAAGGCTTCATCGTCATGGATTTCGCCGACCAGCACGACAAGGCCGTGGCCGAGCTGGCGGGCTGGCTCGCCGCCGGCCGGATCAAGGCGGCCGAGGACATCGTCGAGGGCTTCGAGAACGCGCCCAAGGCGCTGGCCGAGCTGTTCCAGGGCCGCAACCGCGGCAAGCTGCTGGTGAGGGTGTAG
- a CDS encoding S9 family peptidase, whose translation MANPSSSPFARPPASFIGATIEVADLAASTAFHRRWLPLLGFMRIGADADRVLWARRDQHLMLREAAVDAATGGAILALAAQDRAQVDALHVHLQGIGAEITQPPAEQPYTAPGHYGFAFRCPDGTRFEIAHRWQDLPEIEGVEHVRLPGDGVMLGGYLYKPEAGQPPHPALLLLHGFGRNAWTDRHLAELAANSGYKVLSLSLRGWLGSDGDNDQGGRQVDDVIAAIDWLRRLPSVDPGRIGLIGASMGGQVALLAAARRPAIRCVAALFPPTDLPGWYEANPFVRPYLDDLADAEGLAARSPINHANEIDVPVLMMHGDRDENVPLDQSLRMTETLRGLGKEAELLIVSGASHFFSMRENTIARQRLFAFLRQSLVRR comes from the coding sequence ATGGCCAATCCGAGCTCTTCCCCCTTCGCGCGGCCGCCGGCGTCGTTCATCGGCGCCACCATCGAGGTCGCCGACCTCGCCGCCTCGACGGCGTTCCATCGCCGCTGGCTGCCGCTGCTGGGCTTCATGCGCATCGGCGCCGACGCCGATCGCGTGCTGTGGGCGCGACGCGACCAGCATCTGATGCTGCGCGAGGCGGCGGTCGATGCCGCCACCGGCGGCGCGATCCTGGCGCTGGCCGCCCAGGACCGCGCCCAGGTCGATGCGCTGCACGTGCACCTGCAGGGCATCGGCGCGGAGATCACCCAGCCGCCGGCCGAGCAGCCCTACACCGCGCCCGGCCACTACGGCTTCGCCTTCCGCTGCCCCGACGGCACGCGCTTCGAGATCGCCCATCGCTGGCAGGACCTGCCCGAGATCGAGGGCGTCGAGCATGTGCGCCTGCCGGGCGATGGCGTGATGCTCGGCGGCTATCTCTACAAGCCCGAGGCCGGCCAGCCGCCGCATCCGGCGCTGCTGCTGCTGCACGGCTTCGGCCGCAACGCCTGGACCGACCGGCATCTCGCCGAGCTGGCGGCGAATTCCGGCTACAAGGTGCTGTCGCTGTCGCTGCGTGGCTGGCTGGGCTCCGACGGCGACAACGACCAGGGCGGCCGCCAGGTCGACGACGTCATCGCCGCCATCGACTGGCTGCGCCGCCTGCCCTCGGTCGATCCCGGCCGCATCGGCCTGATCGGCGCCTCGATGGGCGGCCAGGTGGCGCTCCTGGCGGCGGCGCGCCGGCCGGCGATCCGCTGCGTCGCCGCGCTCTTCCCGCCCACCGACCTGCCGGGCTGGTACGAGGCCAATCCCTTCGTGCGGCCCTATCTCGACGACCTCGCCGACGCCGAGGGGCTGGCGGCGCGCTCGCCGATCAACCATGCCAACGAGATCGACGTGCCGGTGCTGATGATGCACGGCGACAGGGACGAGAACGTGCCGCTCGACCAGAGCCTGCGCATGACCGAGACCCTGCGCGGCCTGGGGAAGGAGGCCGAGCTGCTGATCGTCTCAGGGGCCAGCCACTTCTTCTCGATGCGCGAGAACACCATCGCGCGCCAGCGGCTGTTCGCGTTCCTCAGACAGAGCCTGGTGCGGCGCTAG
- a CDS encoding tetratricopeptide repeat protein, which translates to MRSVFAALLTVVVLSAGTACAQSDGDSLDWDPARRDFRKPGGTPPSGEIGGGAMAGLDKELARTDLAPQNRANLLVLRSMLFRSVGRESASRRDFQEALRVWPDIRFRILAATAMVDANAGRTQPAIDQLDKALQERPGQPTLLTARAQVRLMLGDNDLAIADLSSLVDGSPHARWLRVQAYYNKGSHRESSDDIEALMRDWSGAAPVLPMLWRFANNVKLRRDARRALAADYRAHGEPAEWPAPIVRHLLGRMSAGDLDVAAETDAGARRTNGRCLSALFQGLDALRGGNRNRARELFRLSQARCGPNSSANLAAAAELGRM; encoded by the coding sequence ATGCGGTCGGTCTTCGCAGCCTTGCTGACGGTGGTGGTCCTGTCCGCCGGCACGGCATGTGCCCAATCCGATGGCGACAGCCTCGACTGGGATCCAGCGCGACGCGATTTTCGCAAGCCCGGCGGCACGCCGCCATCAGGCGAGATCGGCGGCGGCGCGATGGCCGGCCTCGACAAGGAGTTGGCGCGGACGGACCTCGCGCCTCAGAACCGCGCCAACCTCCTGGTCCTGCGCTCGATGCTGTTCCGGTCGGTGGGGCGGGAGTCCGCGTCGCGCCGCGACTTCCAGGAGGCGCTGCGCGTCTGGCCGGACATCCGCTTCAGGATCCTCGCGGCCACGGCCATGGTCGATGCCAATGCCGGCCGCACGCAGCCCGCCATCGACCAGCTCGACAAGGCGCTGCAGGAGCGCCCGGGCCAGCCGACCCTGCTGACGGCGCGGGCCCAGGTGCGGCTCATGCTGGGCGACAACGACCTGGCGATCGCCGACCTGTCGTCGCTGGTCGACGGCAGCCCCCACGCGCGCTGGCTCAGGGTGCAGGCCTACTACAACAAGGGCAGCCATCGCGAATCGTCCGACGATATCGAGGCGCTGATGCGCGACTGGAGTGGGGCGGCGCCGGTGCTGCCGATGCTCTGGCGCTTCGCCAACAACGTGAAGCTGCGGCGCGACGCGCGGCGTGCGCTGGCTGCGGACTACCGCGCCCACGGCGAGCCTGCGGAATGGCCGGCGCCGATCGTGCGTCATCTGCTGGGCCGCATGTCGGCGGGCGATCTCGATGTCGCCGCCGAGACCGATGCCGGTGCCAGGCGCACGAATGGCCGCTGCCTGTCGGCGCTGTTCCAGGGCCTCGACGCGCTGCGCGGCGGCAACCGCAACCGCGCGCGCGAGCTGTTTCGGCTCAGCCAGGCGCGCTGTGGCCCCAACAGCTCGGCCAACCTCGCCGCCGCGGCCGAGCTGGGCCGGATGTAG